A single genomic interval of Malania oleifera isolate guangnan ecotype guangnan chromosome 13, ASM2987363v1, whole genome shotgun sequence harbors:
- the LOC131145581 gene encoding uncharacterized protein LOC131145581: MGNCQAIDTATLVIQHPCGKEEKLYWAVKASEIMKMNPGHYVALLITTSLCPPPQPAGGDCNKSGNINNSSSSNTNNLVRVTRVKILRPTDTLVLGQVYRLITAQEVMKGLWAKKQAKMKKNQQESESAVKRGRVKEKAGPGFGSAARRSEPAEKTTQVIKHGRHRPRTSSSSTSTANSTTVRGRTWQPSLQSISEASS, encoded by the exons atggggaaTTGCCAAGCCATTGATACAGCAACCTTGGTGATACAGCACCCATGTGGGAAAGAAGAGAAGTTGTACTGGGCAGTGAAAGCCAGTGAGATAATGAAGATGAATCCAGGTCACTATGTCGCTCTGCTCATCACCACCTCTCTTTGTCCTCCTCCGCAGCCCGCCGGCGGCGATTGCAATAAGAGCGGGAACATTAATAATAGCAGTAGCAGCAACACCAATAATTTGGTTCGCGTCACCCGGGTCAAGATTCTCCGGCCGACTGACACTCTTGTTCTTGGCCAAGTTTACAGGCTCATCACGGCTCAAG AGGTGATGAAAGGGTTGTGGGCGAAGAAGCaagcaaagatgaagaagaacCAACAAGAATCAGAATCGGCAGTGAAGAGAGGGAGGGTGAAAGAGAAGGCAGGTCCGGGATTTGGGTCAGCTGCAAGGAGATCCGAGCCAGCAGAGAAAACCACTCAG GTGATTAAACATGGAAGACATCGACCCAGGACATCATCATCATCGACATCAACAGCAAACTCGACCACTGTCAGGGGAAGAACGTGGCAACCCTCATTGCAGAGCATCTCAGAGGCTTCAAGTTGA